The genomic DNA TACttcattttaattaaatgaaaaataaaatgagttcctctttttaatatattttttttatctatcctTTTAAGATTATTACAGTTGATGTACTTAATTTAATTTgagaatgaaatatatatatatatatatatatatatatatatatatattaccctTTTCTTAATTCTAAAAGtatcgttttgatttttttttctacatttatGTCAATCTAATATCTAAGTCTAACTGATCTAAGGTTTTTTCACAAgtaacgatatatatatatatataatgcttaTGTGAATTAgcaaatttgaaaaccaaatatatatatatataatgcttaTGTATAAAAAGTTTGCAAATGCTTTAATTTCTTAAGAAtgtaaaatatatcattttggTGAAAGTGTTGTCAAAGGGAGATGCGCTCGGAAGTGCCCGAGTGAGATCTTGTTTTAAGAAGAGATAATTTTGGTTATGACAAAGaaatggagaaagagaaagagaaagttcAACAAAATTATCCGATTAAATGGTGAAAGAgaaagttaaacaaaattttatctctaaaacttttttgtcatgaaaaacatcaaattttgggatttctatatttaatcattaaaacttaaaataaatttatatgatgaacccaaaagtgaagaaagaaaaataattatagaaaaatcactattttttttgaataaaatataaaatttattcgaaaaaacgTTTTTACATCATAGTGCTACAAAAGTTTAGAGCTTTTGGTAGTGTAAACAGAGCTACATTCTACTAATAAGGAGCTTGTGATCGCAACTTAACGTGTTGTCAGCCACTTAATCACTATTtcttgagaatttgttagaaatattttttttgagatactcattttcaaaaatacttcatttttttgaacatttttatttttgccctcttttacgtaattataatatgttaaattaaattttagaattttttttagatttatattatctattttacatttagcgTATACTTTCTAGGGATAGAGTTTAGTATATGTggtttagagtttataatttaatcattttatatattaaaatgagtatttttgaaaatagacaccaccaaaaataacatagaaaaaaatatatttttgaaattaccaCGCTCCAATAAAAATAGGAACTGTGTAACTTGTATAAGTGATTCGGAGGAAACGTTTTGTTCAAGTTTACATCTCTTCTTCAGTTTCATAATCAATTTATAACCtgttttcttattatatgaCAAAAGCTAGCCCATATGTTCTCCAAGGCCCAATATCTGTAAACAATTAAGCTCTAAACTTTCTCTTCGGAAATAGGTTTTgagatcccaaaaaaaaaaaaaaaaaccggttTAGCACAATTTCCGTTAGAACAAAACCGGTTCAAGAGAATCCACAGAAACAGTAACAAGTACAGAgtcttttgtctttgttgttgtgtcTTGACATTTCATAAAACCTTTCGCTTCTCTCGATAAGCttcagatattaaaaaaaaaaaattaaaaaaaattaaaaacccaaacttttattttattttccccaatcaaaaaccctaattccttcttatcttgttttttgattttggttctctttctcatttgatttggttttgactGTATTCCaaaaagtttgcatttttcCACTCGTATTTCAGATCTTCGATTCCGCTGTGTTTCCTAACTATTATGCGAACTCAGTTTTGTTCTTCGTGATTCCTATAAATTGACAatgatcttcttctccaagcttgGTCGCTCCATTTCTCGTTCAAGGGTTTGTTTCATTTCATTGATTCCTTCTCAGATTCGTTCTCAGtttgtagtttttattttctttctatctaATCCTGAGTTTTTTTTGagtcaaattagggttttttgaaCGGTGGTGGTGTTAGATCGGCGGTGCTAAACGAGGCGAGGTTACTTGCTCCGTCAGGTCTTGATGCGGCGTCGGTTAATCAAGTGGAAGGTGGagggttagggtttttgagACGACACTTTGCTTCTTTAGCTTCTCGGAAGGGTTTAGTCAACAATGATTTGATTGGTGTTTTTGCTAATCCAAGACTTCGTAGATTCTTCTCTGATGAAGCTCCTAAGAAGAAGAGTatgttttgccaaaaaaaaaaaaaaacaactcttttacttttaattcgAATAAAGTTTGAGGTATTTGGTTCtcaattagtgttttttttgttgttgttgtgtaacGTTTTTTGGTGATTTGTGCAGATTATGAAAACTATTTTCCTAAAGATGCAAAGCAAGAACCCAAGAGTGATCAGAAATCAGATCATAAAGGTGAGTACAGAGTTTTCTCTAGTTTCCTGATTTAGGAATGTCTATATCTTGGCTTTTTCCCCAATTCGTAGAGTGTGTTTTGCTTATGTGAGAGATCTGTGGAGGTTTAGAAATAGCTATGAGTTTTGTATAGGCCATTCCTCTTtggtgttttgtgttcttttgtttttttttatctagtcCTAAACTGTATCCTTTTGCGAAATGTGAATACAACTTATGAACAGTGTACGCGGAGGAGAAGTGAATAGGCGTCTCAGTTTTGTTTGTGGGGTAGTTCTAACTTGTCAACTGTTTACTTGATGTTAAAAAGCTTTTACTCAAATAAGATGGTTGATCAACAAGAGTGTTTGTGATTTTATATGTTCCATATAGCCTTCTACTGATGAGTTGGGAAATTAGGGATCTATTAATTGTTTTGAAGATTAATGGAAGTTTCAGTCATCTTTATACCATTGTTTTCGCTTTTACCGCTGTGTGGATTCTGTTTAGCTAAATTGAATTTAAAAGAGCATGAGTCATTTCTATAACAATCTAGCTTTTGAAGTTACTCTTCTTGTTTGGAGACGTGTTGGTGCTACTGAAGGATTCTAATAATTGGATATGTTATTGTTGCAATACAGAGGGTTCAGAGAAGAATGAAAGTGAGAACGTGGGAGATATGTTCATGAATCGGTTCCAAAATTTGCTAATTCCTCTACTAGCTCTtggtttgttcttctcttctttctcgttTGGCTCTGGGGACCAACAACAGGCAAGCATATTCAATCTAAGCTTTGTGTTATTCTTGGATATGGAACCGTAGATCTGGCCCTGCTCATATGTTTTCACTAATAATATCCATGctaccttttttttattgtttcagattAGTTTCCAGGAGTTCAAAAACAAGCTTCTCGAGCCTGGTCTAGTTGACCACATAGATGTTTCAAACAAATCAGTAGCAAAAGTCTATGTGAGGAGCACACCGAAAGACCAGCAAACAACTGACATCCAAGGCAATGGTAACGGTATTCCTGCTAAAAGAACTGGTGGTCAGTATAAGTACTACTTCAACATCGGTAGTGTCGACTCTTTTGAGGAGAAACTCGAAGAAGCTCAAGAAGCATTAGGTGTTGATCCTCATGAATATGTTCCTGTAACATACGTCTCTGAAATGGTCTGGTATCAAGAGATCATGAGGTTTGCACCAACTTTATTGCTCTTGGGTACTCTTTTCTATGGTGCGAGACGGATGCAAGGCGGATTGGGTGTCGGAGGAACCGGTGGAAAGAATGGTCGTGGCATTTTCAATATAGGCAAGGCTACAATAACAAGAGCCGATAAAAATTCCAAGAATAAGGTTAGAATTAGAAACTCACCTTTAAAAAGATCATATTGGAACTTAACAAACCgagttttttcttattcttgctATTTTCTTTCGACAGATATATTTTAAGGATGTTGCTGGATGTGAAGAGGCTAAACAAGAAATTATGGAGTTTGTACATTTCCTTAAGAACCCAAAGAAGTATGAGGATTTGGGTGCTAAAATCCCAAAAGGTGCGCTTTTAGTAGGTCCTCCTGGAACCGGAAAGACCCTTTTAGCAAAAGCAACTGCAGGGGAATCAGGTGTGCCGTTTCTGTCTATATCCGGTTCAGATTTCATGGAGATGTTTGTTGGTGTTGGCCCTTCAAGGGTGAGACATTTGTTCCAAGAAGCTAGAGCATCAGCACCGAGTATTATCTTCATAGATGAGATTGACGCCATTGGTCGTGCAAGAGGACGTGGGGGTTTAGGTGGTAACGATGAGCGTGAAAGCACTTTGAATCAGTTGCTAGTTGAAATGGACGGTTTTGGTACAACTGCTGGAGTTGTGGTTCTTGCTGGAACCAACAGACCTGATATTTTGGATAAAGCTTTGTTACGGCCTGGTCGGTTTGATCGCCAGATAACCATTGATAAACCTGATATCAAAGGTCGTGATCAGATTTTTCAGATTTACTTAAAGAAGATCAAACTCGATCATGAGCCATCGTATTACTCTCAAAGACTTGCTGCTCTAACTCCTGGATTTGCTGGAGCTGACATTGCTAATGTCTGTAATGAAGCGGCTCTTATTGCTGCTAGACATGAAGGAGCAACTGTTACTATGGCACACTTTGAATCTGCTATTGATCGTGTTATTGGTGGTCTTGAGAAGAAGAACCGGGTCATAAGCAAGTTGGAGCGTCGTACAGTTGCATATCATGAGTCTGGACACGCGGTTACTGGGTGGTTCCTGGAACACGCAGAGCCATTGCTGAAGGTGACTATTGTGCCACGTGGTACAGCAGCGCTCGGGTTTGCTCAATACGTTCCAAATGAAAACCTTCTCATGACCAAAGAGCAACTCTTTGACATGACTTGTATGACCCTTGGTGGCCGTGCAGCTGAGCAggtaaaatataaatgaaaacgTATAGTAGTGTGGGGTTCGGTTGAAGATGTTTTTTAAGTTTCTGTTCCTTTTCAAATCGCAGGTATTGATAGGAAGAATCTCAACAGGTGCGCAGAACGATCTTGAGAAAGTGACAAAGATGACGTACGCGCAAGTAGCTGTGTACGGTTTCAGTGACAAGGTTGGACTGCTCTCGTTTCCGCCAAGGGACGATGGCTACGACTTCTCTAAACCTTACAGCAACAAAACTGGTGCGATCATAGACCAGGAAGTTAGGGAATGGGTGAGCAAAGCTTATGAGCGGACAATAGAGCTGGTCGAGGAACACAAAGAGAAAGTGGCTGAGATCGCCGAGCTTTTACTAGAAAAAGAAGTGCTGCATCAGGATGATCTTCTAAAGATTCTAGGTGAACGTCCGTTTAAGTCGGCAGAGGTGACTAATTATGACCGTTTTAAGTCTGGTTTTGAGGAGAGTGAGAAGGACTCAGCTGCCACGCCGAGGGTGGAGCCTGTGGTTGATGAAGGAGCTCCCCCGCCGCTTGAACCTCAGGTTGTTCCGACGTAAGAGAAACGTCACTGTTACAATtgtaaatttaattaagaatGCAATAAcacaatcccaaaaaaaaaaaaaaagagaactctCGTTCTTCAGTTGTTTTAGTAATGAGGGACTTTGTTAGCaatgaatatttttcttgttttctacATTATTGTTtctaataagattttttttttgggttaaaatttCACTCTGCTTATAGTTTGCGTTTTGTAATAACTGACTGATGATATAGTTACATCTTcaaatttatttgatgtttttccTAAACATACCAAGCTCTCTAGTCGGTCGATGAATGAGAAAGCTTTGTatattaattcaatttaaaaaaatataatcccTGGTCAAAGTTGCTGAAATTTGTTCATTTTCTTCTGtctcaaaacatattagaaaGGAACATATCAATAACCGTAAGGATGGTCCGAGACATCTCAGATAACTTAAGCTTTCAGAGAGAAATCTATGTTATCCTGAGGGTCTTTGTAGCTTAGGTTCCAATCCAAGCTGTTCCCAGAAATTGGTGAGACGATGTATGAATGCTTAAACAGATAAATATCATCAGCAGAACCGCAGAGATATATGATCAAACAACCCTGTTTTAACCTTTGAGTGAGTATTTCTTTCCTGTGAACACTTGAAACTTGGCTTCATCTGATTTTGTTGTACTCTCTTGCTCGATGTTCTTTGGATCAACCTATATACATTTAGAAGTCATACAAACACGATTAGTTATCTTCAATGGATGATTAATTAGACCACATGAATGGAATATCCAGATAAGAAAGACATACTTTCGTAGTTTCTTTTGCAGCTGGTTTGCTGTTTGAACCAAAGACAAGCTTCCCTGATCGTTGCCGTGGGGTGGTAACTGACAGCTTCTCATCGTCTTTCCCATTCTCAGTTggcttttcttcttgttttgtatcTTCTGATTCAGTTTGTGGTTGTGCTTTTCCATCTAAACGTTTTCCTGATCCAGTGAACGGCGTGAATTTGGGAACTTTGCTGGTTGGttcctcttcctcaactgcAAGGAACAGAGGAAAGCATATAAGTACAACTTGAGGCTATTATTTCGCGAAAGAACTCAACAGATAATTTCGAATGAACGCAAAGGAAACCTTCACGAGTTCGCTTATTTGAGGGAGTCAACTTTTGTGGCTTCACAGGTTCTTTGTAATCAAGAGGAGGAGCAAAATCAACCTCACAATCTGTTTCGATAATACTCACAGCTGAAGAAGGCTTTGCTTCAATCACATTGATAAAATATTGCTTGTTGTTATAAGGAACCATAATAGTATCACCGGTGGTTAAGCAAGAGTAGCTCCTAAGCGTAGTCTCCAAGCTGCAAAAAGAGGAACGTAAGAAAGAAAATTCTTAAAACCCAcagcttaaaaaaaaacacaaaagatagAGATATTCAGTTTTCAAAACTACAAACATGGCTTTTGGGTTGGAAATATCCAAGAAATCTTGAGTATGAGGCTGTAGCTTAATGTAAGTCCCTTTGACCAAGCTGATATTCTTAACTTGCAAAATATCTCCCTCTTGAAGAGACATGTTTAACATCATCTATAAGTAATgccaacacaaaaacaaaagacgaACAGATTAAGAAACTAGTGGAAAGAAATAACAAAGACACAAAGAAAGATGAACATAAAGCACTGTCTATGTACCCAATACGGCAAGTAAACAAGGCCTTCGTCTGCGGTGAATTCAAGTACACCGCAATGTGAAGTCTTCTCAACAGAAACATTACTCAGTTGAAACAGCATTGGGTATTCAATATGCAAAGAAGCTATAAAGATATGCATTCATTAAGACTCAAATGAAAGTAGAAAACAGAGTAAGGAGGCATttcaagtaaaagaaaagactAAAATGAGAGTAGAAAAGGCTCTCACCAAGACGATCAAGAGCAGAAGGAGGCATGATAACTGCAGAGATTATTAccaaatgtcaaaaaaaaatcttgaagaaACTATCTAAAGAGACTACTACTAAAGGAAGAAGAGTAATACTTTTGTCACCCTTCTCAAGATGTGCCTGCATTTATAAAATGACTAATAGTTAGAATCGTTTTGCTTTTCactttcttataaaaataaaagcttaaTTAGATTAGATACATCAAAGAGACCTTTTCAATGAATGTGACTGGGTAACACCGGTAACACTGCTCGAAGCTAGAAGCATCTCCTACACCATTCATATCTACTCTCTACTGCCACAAAAAGAATCTAAAAGtcagtaagaagaagaaacacttaTCTCTTAACACAAAACCCATTGAGACAATTCATCGAAAACCTTGTGTgcacaaataaaacaatagcAAAAGTTTAAACTTCAATATTCAAATTGACATTCAGCTCCAAGTTTCAAACccataaacagaaaaaaaaaaatcaaaggagaTCATCGAACTAAATCGGAAAATTGTGGAACAGAGTTGATGAATCAAGATTGATAAAGCTATaaatcaacaagaaaaagagtGATGATCGGAACAGTCGTGAacacttttgtattttatttctAAGGTTTttaaaccacaacaaaaaaaacgataaaGTTAACTACAGCTTGATTTCATCAGTACCGTACCGATCCGATTAATAGGGTACTGAAGCTTGAGGATCGTATAGTCTCTAGTCAATGGGGGAGCAGATCGAAACTGaataattggtaaaaaaaagaaagaaaaaaaaaagtttgttttgatttgcagagaagaagaagggagagaTACACACACTTTTATAGGTTTTAAACGGGCCGAAGAAGAAACTGGGGATCGTATCATCAAGTAAAAACGAACCATTAGACACGTGGCGTACTTTTCATTGGTTTCTGTAGGTCGACACAGTTTTTTATCCTACGTGGCATTAATTCCAAATATGtgtgtgatattttttttttgagagtaATTTTGAGGAATAACTAGAATTTAACcagatataatttttattattatttatattttatattatatttgtttgttaaatattggatgttttccAAATAGAAAAATAACGAAATTTCTCGATAATTTGTACAActgaatatttatattaatttttttattcgCAATATACTTCATAAccattgtttgttatatttagtttgttttgtttagtatttgagattttattttgatttttaattattataacaaaaataagggatctaaatatataataagtcatttataggctatgattaagtcatatttttcaaatgatttaattattttacacaattttagttaaatcaacttaatttttatatgtcaaatattctaatattaatagtgttgacaaataatataTTAGGCATTTAatccgtgttagcacaaatttaatattattttattaattctaacatgTGCTCTTTATAAcacatctactatataaccatattatataatatttttaaaaaatataattctacataatttaaaattttataaagtttatatatattaattataatattgaaaataaatatgaatcgaatttcttcttacgttaagaatcaaagctcacaggttttggaaaacaaaataggaatcaaattgttgttttctttgtttgcaaaagattcagagatagaatatattcaatacaaaatagaaggtgtggttaaatatatcatagtttatgtttctatattgattatgctgtatttttttagtttaaacggtatgtaaaatatttataaaacaaaatctgaaataatgttatttttagaaaaattttagggattaactttgtaaataacttttttaataagtacaaatataaggataaaacccaaaatgtacttaaaaaatatatatatagatgttttgatgaaaaaaaaaagtagtccTGGGATTTCGGTTTCTTTTGGACCTTTGGTTAGTTCAGTTAGGTTATACTACTTTTGCATACCATATGTCAATCTATAGCTACTTAAAACATGTTATATTGGTGTCTAAATataattgatgaaaattatttaaatattatttttaatatatttttaatatatttttgttggaaGTATTTCCTCTATCCTAAAAGGTCGTTTTAAGGTTTTTATCTCAGTTTTAGAAAGAGTGTAATAGCATTTCCATCGCATATACTGCtggtgtctttttttttttttttaaatataaatataa from Camelina sativa cultivar DH55 chromosome 7, Cs, whole genome shotgun sequence includes the following:
- the LOC104700606 gene encoding ubiquitin fusion degradation protein 1 homolog, with amino-acid sequence MNGVGDASSFEQCYRCYPVTFIEKAHLEKGDKIIMPPSALDRLASLHIEYPMLFQLSNVSVEKTSHCGVLEFTADEGLVYLPYWMMLNMSLQEGDILQVKNISLVKGTYIKLQPHTQDFLDISNPKAILETTLRSYSCLTTGDTIMVPYNNKQYFINVIEAKPSSAVSIIETDCEVDFAPPLDYKEPVKPQKLTPSNKRTREVEEEEPTSKVPKFTPFTGSGKRLDGKAQPQTESEDTKQEEKPTENGKDDEKLSVTTPRQRSGKLVFGSNSKPAAKETTKVDPKNIEQESTTKSDEAKFQVFTGKKYSLKG
- the LOC104749975 gene encoding ATP-dependent zinc metalloprotease FTSH 3, mitochondrial, encoding MIFFSKLGRSISRSRGFLNGGGVRSAVLNEARLLAPSGLDAASVNQVEGGGLGFLRRHFASLASRKGLVNNDLIGVFANPRLRRFFSDEAPKKKNYENYFPKDAKQEPKSDQKSDHKEGSEKNESENVGDMFMNRFQNLLIPLLALGLFFSSFSFGSGDQQQISFQEFKNKLLEPGLVDHIDVSNKSVAKVYVRSTPKDQQTTDIQGNGNGIPAKRTGGQYKYYFNIGSVDSFEEKLEEAQEALGVDPHEYVPVTYVSEMVWYQEIMRFAPTLLLLGTLFYGARRMQGGLGVGGTGGKNGRGIFNIGKATITRADKNSKNKIYFKDVAGCEEAKQEIMEFVHFLKNPKKYEDLGAKIPKGALLVGPPGTGKTLLAKATAGESGVPFLSISGSDFMEMFVGVGPSRVRHLFQEARASAPSIIFIDEIDAIGRARGRGGLGGNDERESTLNQLLVEMDGFGTTAGVVVLAGTNRPDILDKALLRPGRFDRQITIDKPDIKGRDQIFQIYLKKIKLDHEPSYYSQRLAALTPGFAGADIANVCNEAALIAARHEGATVTMAHFESAIDRVIGGLEKKNRVISKLERRTVAYHESGHAVTGWFLEHAEPLLKVTIVPRGTAALGFAQYVPNENLLMTKEQLFDMTCMTLGGRAAEQVLIGRISTGAQNDLEKVTKMTYAQVAVYGFSDKVGLLSFPPRDDGYDFSKPYSNKTGAIIDQEVREWVSKAYERTIELVEEHKEKVAEIAELLLEKEVLHQDDLLKILGERPFKSAEVTNYDRFKSGFEESEKDSAATPRVEPVVDEGAPPPLEPQVVPT